The segment cttctgagagtccagctgtctcccccatgggatttgggtacctcTCATAGGATTCTTTATGCATGGGAGTTTTGGTTATTGCTGTTTTTACTCTAACTGGGGATTTGAGTTTGTGATTATTTGtggtttttaaatgttatataaattctTGGAGAATTTCATACTTTCATTGAATGTATTTGGATCCTCTTCACTCCCTGCATCCTTCACCAACTCCTCCCACATCCATCTTCACAGTCACCTGCCACAACCCACAAATTCATGGTTTTTTAATAACCTGGTGTCCTGTGTTCCTGAGTGTGGGGAATGACTCTCTTCCCTATGTGTCGTCAACTGTCAATGTTCCCACTCTGGGTTAGTCATGCAGGACTGCTTGATTTTGTGGAGATCTGATGCAGGCAGTCACAGCTGTTGGGAGTTTATGAATGAGGTGGTCTTGTGTTGAGAAGATATTTTGATACGTCTCTTCCCAACCCCAGGATCTTACAATTTCTCTGCCCTTGTTTTCCATTATAGTCCCTGagccatggagggagggagggagggaatgtggaCACACCCCCCACACCTGTTTCGCCTGAGCACTTTGTCAACAGGTATTCTCCAGTCTTTTAGCAGCTATGAGTTTCTGTGCAATTGCACCAAGAAATTTCTCTGAGATATGAGAGTTGTACTATTAAATCTGAAGACTTCTTGCAAGGATGTGCATATGAGTAAGAACATGCTGTGTTTGTTATTTTGAGTCTGGGTGAGCTCACTTAGTGTAACCTTGTCTAGCTCCAAGCATTTAGTTGGAAACTTGataatttcagtttcttttacATCTGAATGACATTCCACTGTGTGTAGGTACCACACTCGCATTAGTCATTCATCAGCTGGACGGATACCTTGGCTGTCTACATTCCCTGCACCGTGAACAAATGAAACAGTAGTGAACATGGATGAACAAGTGTCTTTGCAGCAGGAAATATTGTTCCTTGAGTATATCCCAGGAATGGCGTAGCTGTATCAGGTGGCACacctatttctagttttctgaggaacaccCACACTCTACAGTGGCCACCTCAGTTTATATCTTCCCACGGACACTGTGCATGAGGGTCTCCATCCCCCACATGCACCCCAGCATTGTTGCCTTTGCCATTCTGATTAGAATAAGATGAAGTCTCAAACTAGTTTTAGTTTTCATCTCCCTAATGGCCCAAGATggtgaacatatacatatatatttcttagcCATACATTCCTTAGCCATGCATGACTTGTGAGAAAAACCCTTTGAAGACCCCTATCTCAATTAATCCCAATTGTTCACTGGGACGTTTCCTTAGAGTTGTCTCTTTAATACTTTCTATATTCTAGGAGTTTTGATGAGTgcgttctattttgttttaatctctaGGTTTTTAGCTTTTatgtagttttgcttgtttggaagttgattttgtttcatttcattttctgtagCTTGGGTTTTCTAACTGTtaatagttttaatttctttgatcGTTCATTTCATTGTACATTCTTTTTCTTACACAATCAGTGATGTTGATCTTAGTGTGGCTGAACTGTGCTCCTCCCTCCTAGTGACTAGTATGTAGTTTTTTACTTAGGATTTCCTTGGCTTTGTGCGTTGTTTTACTTTtgagggtttctgttgttgttttggttggttttagttttctgtttttcttatttttcactaTTTTACTTTCCATCttagctttctttcttccctttatttctttttccttcctcttaggTAGCATTTATACTCTGTTACCTCCAATGAGCTTCGGGAGCAAACGGGAGTCAGAAAGGCTCCGATCTCAGGGCAGCTCTTGCACAGAGAGTTTCTGCTCTCAATATTTGGTTTTGAATACCATCGGCCATGGTTTCCACGCGGCCGTGAAGTTGGCCGTGCACCGCCTCACAGGTACCCCCGTGGCTGTCAAAATGCTCCTCAAGAGACAACAGTGGTGCCAGCAGGTCACATCTGAGGTAGAAATCATGATGAGGATCAACCACCCAAATATTGTATCTCTCATACAAGTCATTGACACTGAAAAGATAACATACCTCATCATGGAGTTGGCCAAGGGGAACCAGCTTTATTCTCACATCAAAGAGGCTGGCCATCTGCAGGAGGATGAAGCACGGGGCATATTCAGACAATTATTAAGTGCTGTGGGATACTGCCATGAAGAAGGCATTATACACCGGGACCTTAAACCCGATAATCTGTTAGTCGATACCAAGGGAAGAATTAAAATCATTGATTTTGGTTCTGCCACTCAAGTGCGGCCTGGGCAAAAGTTGAGAACGCCCTATGGGACTTAtgcattttctgctcctgagctgTTACTCGGGAAATTTTATGAGGGCCCCAAGGTCGACGTGTGGGCCCTAGGAGTAATTCTTTATTATATGACAGTTGGAAAGGTCCCATTTGAGGCTGCCAGCATACCGCTACTCCGAAGGCAAATTGTGTTAGGGACGTACGTTGTCCCACCTGGCCTGTCAGAAGAGCTACAAGACCTGCTGAGTCTTTTATTGAAAGTGAACTCCCAGCAGAGGCCcacaattcctgatcttttgacTCATCCCTGGCTTAAGATAGACTCAGAGGGGTTCCCACAACCTTGTAAGGAACTcatccccctcaggccagacccagcCATTCTTAGAGCAATGCAGGACATTGGATTTGAAGCCCAAGAGGTTAAAGACTCCCTCgatcagaagaaattcaaccaAAGTATGGCTTGTTATTACCTATTGGAAAAGCAGGCTCTTCAGGAGTGTGACAACCCAACCCGGCCTCATCCATGCATGACCCCATTCCCGACCCTTGATTACCCTGCTACTTCAGTGCGAGGGCTCAGAAGTCGAGGAAGCGAGCCCAGATGGCTCGGGTCATCCTCTGATAGTCAAGGTTCTGACCTCGGCCAGACTCCTAGTCATCGATTAGTCAAGAGGGCCAGTTGGCCTGGCGGTCTTCTCTGCAGGCCACGTCAGATAGCACCCACAGTGGAGCTAACCCACAGAATTTCTATTAGTGACCCCTGCTTTTCTTCAGTGcacagcagaggcaagaagaccaTCAACACTGAAAGCACAGAAGACAAATCCAGTGACTCAGCAGAGGTTAAGCCTGTCGCAAGCAGGCCCTGGCCCAAAAGATTTAGGGGGTGGCTCAAGAACATCCGAAATGGCCTGATGAACCTGTGTTGCTGCATTCCGTCCAGAAAAAAACCTCCCCTGGGGCACAACAGAGTTGTTCCCCAGAAATGAAGAACATGGAAGGAATCCAGAGAGCAAGCATCCAACACTGCCCAGGTACATTGCTGAATTTGTATCTATTTTGCTCGTGTCTGAGTCAACTGGCAGGTTATCATAGTGTGTATGTCTATGGGACGATGCACGGGGAAGCTAGGTCTAAAACACCGTGGGACGATGGTTAAGTCTAAGCTACCAGCACATCTGTCATTGCCGACAGTAACTCCCATGTTCATCCTGCTCATGGGAATACTAAAATACATTCAACTAGAAAGAGACAGCAGGATACTAACCAATGTAGGAGGATGAagttggagaaggaagagaaggagatgctgagggaggagagggtggtATGGGGTGGGGGCTAGGAGATGAGGGGAAGAGGTTCCGAGAAGCTTGGAGAGCAGTTTGGAACAGGGTGAccacagctggagagatgccctGTCCAGCAGAGGTCCCAGAGTCCCTCTCACATGTGTCATTGCCTTTTAGAAGATCACTAGAGGATGCCGGATGCTGCATCTCTGCAGTCCCAGTATTGAAGTGGACCCACGTGTGGACACGGTCCTGCAGAAGGGAGCGCTGTGAGAGCTGTCACCTTCCAGGTCAGCTGTGGAAGGATGAAAGCAAATGAAGAGATGCCAGGTGGCAAGAGAGCACCTCAAAGGCATCACTCTTCCTGGTGGAGGTTGAAAACCAGTCCAAAGCTGGTAAAGACCAGAGCCCTTTTGCCGACCAGGGTCACATCACACACCTCCTCTTGGCACAAGTTCTCGCCTCACTCTTAGTGGAGAATATATGTCTTCTCAATGTGTTTATCCGACTCTGAGAATAAAATAGCTGTTTGTGAAAGATGACCTCGTAGATGTTTCTGCATCTTCTTCACATAGGGAAATTGGCCCTGTGGCATTCCAAGGCCCCAGGAAGCACTGGGTAATAGGGCCCACCTCAGGGCCAAGAAGGTCATGTGTCCTAATGGGGTCCTTACATGCTGGACCACTGTGTGCTGGTCATAGTCTGCCTCTAAGTGGCCTCCATAGGATTGGGCGCTGGGAGTTCCTGTCCCTTCTGTCAAATTTGTTACTCCTTCAGGTGCCTCACCGGCATGCTTCACTGTCACCAGTGACAAGGCAGAGCCCCCTCTTCCGGTATCGCCCGCCTCTATGGATGCCCAAAGGCCTCAAAGTGGCTCTGCATCCTCAATCGCCTCATCTGTCAGCCCAGTCTCTGCTCTCTCAGCACAGCTAGCAATGGTGAGACAACCATTGCACAGACCTAGGAGTCTAAAATGACTGAGGCCACGAGCATGGACAGACAGGGCCGTGGACGCAGGAACCCAGCACTGAGCCATGACAACGAACATTCTAAGAGCTCGGTAAGGACACTGTGCTCCTAAGGCCTTCAGTTTTTATAACAGGGCCTCTCCCTTTCTCACTCACAGCCCTCTGAGATCCAGCCTAAACTGGATAGACCCTGGAATTCTCTGAGAGACTGTTGGACTGGGTGTGGTGGGTTCCTCTGTGCAGAGCACTAGGTCCTCAACCCTGGACCCTTAGGTGGCTTCCTCCCAGGAAACCCCTCAGAGCCCCTCCTGACAGGCCCAGCTCTCATTCTTCTACATCagcagctctcaacctgtaggtcgtTCCCCTTTGGGGTTCAAGtcataggggtcacctaagaccatcagaaaacacagatatttagattaggattcataacagcaggaaaattacagttatgaagtagcaccaGAAATAGTTTTATGATTAGGGGGTCACCACAATTCAAGGAAagatattaaagggtcgcagcaatAGGATAGTTGAGAACCACATTATTCACCATCTGAGTCACAGCCTACCTAGGCCAAGTATTCATCTGGGTGAGACAGTACTCTCAGAGATGACCTAGCAGACAGTGGTGGTCGTGTTTAGAGACTGTACTCTGGCAAGGAGGAGGACGCTTGGATTTCTGGGCAATTCTCGAGTTGTAATTGTCCAGTTGAACAACCTTTGTAATAAAAAT is part of the Rattus norvegicus strain BN/NHsdMcwi chromosome 1, GRCr8, whole genome shotgun sequence genome and harbors:
- the LOC134485006 gene encoding sperm motility kinase 3A-like, which encodes MSFGSKRESERLRSQGSSCTESFCSQYLVLNTIGHGFHAAVKLAVHRLTGTPVAVKMLLKRQQWCQQVTSEVEIMMRINHPNIVSLIQVIDTEKITYLIMELAKGNQLYSHIKEAGHLQEDEARGIFRQLLSAVGYCHEEGIIHRDLKPDNLLVDTKGRIKIIDFGSATQVRPGQKLRTPYGTYAFSAPELLLGKFYEGPKVDVWALGVILYYMTVGKVPFEAASIPLLRRQIVLGTYVVPPGLSEELQDLLSLLLKVNSQQRPTIPDLLTHPWLKIDSEGFPQPCKELIPLRPDPAILRAMQDIGFEAQEVKDSLDQKKFNQSMACYYLLEKQALQECDNPTRPHPCMTPFPTLDYPATSVRGLRSRGSEPRWLGSSSDSQGSDLGQTPSHRLVKRASWPGGLLCRPRQIAPTVELTHRISISDPCFSSVHSRGKKTINTESTEDKSSDSAEVKPVASRPWPKRFRGWLKNIRNGLMNLCCCIPSRKKPPLGHNRVVPQK